A window from Dama dama isolate Ldn47 chromosome 11, ASM3311817v1, whole genome shotgun sequence encodes these proteins:
- the PREB gene encoding prolactin regulatory element-binding protein isoform X6, which translates to MLPVTMRTLLLLLLPLSQAAPKDGTMRLDPEAQHLPLPNPFEPGQEQLRLLQSYLKGLERMEEEPEHMSREQVLLYLFALHDYDQSGQLDGLELLSMLTAALAPGASDSPTTNPVILVVDKVLETQDLNGDGLMTPAELVNFPGEAPRHTEPKEPSEPQDVGMQPLLAKSPSRQEAHEALSPGEAAGGQAEARREFLEPVQEAGGQADALREAPGPGGEVGGQVETGDAGGRAEELLGETLGSKNTPNELEVHAIQLENSEM; encoded by the exons gTTGGACCCTGAAGCACAGCATCTGCCTCTGCCCAACCCCTTTGAGCCAGGCCAGGAGCAACTTCG ACTTCTACAGAGCTACCTAAAGGGACTAGAGAGGATGGAAGAGGAGCCAGAGCACATGAGCCGGGAGCAGG TTCTCCTCTACCTCTTCGCACTCCACGACTATGACCAGAGTGGACAGCTGGATGGCCTGGAGCTGCTGTCCATGTTGACAGCCGCTCTGGCCCCTGGAGCTTCTGACTCTCCCACCACCAACCCG GTGATCCTCGTAGTAGACAAGGTGCTGGAGACTCAGGACCTGAATGGGGATGGGCTTATGACCCCTGCAGAGCTTGTCAACTTCCCTGGAGAGGCTCCGAGGCACACAGAGCCCAAAGAGCCTTCAGAGCCACAAGATGTTGGGATGCAGCCTCTGTTGGCTAAAAGCCCATCGAGACAAGAAGCACATGAAGCCCTGAGTCCTGGAGAAGCAGCTGGAGGACAGGCAGAGGCCAGAAGGGAGTTCTTGGAGCCTGTACAGGAGGCTGGGGGACAGGCTGATGCTTTAAGAGAAGCCCCAGGCCCTGGAGGGGAGGTTGGGGGACAGGTAGAGACTGGGGATGCTGGAGGGAGAGCAGAAGAACTTCTAGGAGAAACACTGGGGTCTAAGAACACCCCAAATGAGCTTGAGGTTCATGCTATTCAGCTGGAGAATAGTGAGATGTAA